From Etheostoma cragini isolate CJK2018 chromosome 14, CSU_Ecrag_1.0, whole genome shotgun sequence, the proteins below share one genomic window:
- the elp2 gene encoding elongator complex protein 2 isoform X1 — protein sequence MAAPVIETCHVACCANRTPNVVSWGRGGTIAFGTCTSVALYDPQERRVVAVLNGHTGRVNTVQWIHREDCAPESHLVSGGSDNRLIVWEVKNGKFIESVECKGHTGPVCAVDAIYVEDPKILVASSSSDSTVRLWLCNGAKEAECLHTLSFGSSFMMDVSLALLPGSRVPILACGGDNSQVHLYVLSNGELQKAMSLQGHDDWVRGVAWASLGGELLLASCSQDCLIRVWRLCAKSGTDARIEDNLTIIKMKEDVFKVKDGDVSSVFAVSLETVLAGHENWVYGVHWQPPLYKGGEQKQFLSLLSASMDKTMILWAPEEGSGVWVEQVRVGEVGGNTLGFYGCQMSPDGSMIVAHAFHGALHLWCKDKDRQGHWRPGVVISGHFNEVQDLSWDPEGEFILSVGSDQTTRLFTPWRKQDAKQATWHEISRPQIHGYDMQCLAMVGRFQFVSGADEKVLRVFQAPRNFVENFANISGTSREKLLTSSDSASLPEGASTPALGLSNKAVFQGDLAQKTNEEERQFNSVSDQYQESYFHPLIMTEPPPEDHLLQNTLWPEVQKLYGHGFEMFCLASDSARTVVASACKASKAEHAAVLLWSTATWRQLQTLPSHTLTVTQMAFSPDAQLLLAVSRDRTWSLWRRNLPTPESPEPQFSLYAHTGKNTAIHSRIIWSCDWSPDSKYFVTSSRDKKVIVWGPCRLEDSGDTIIPPEIKPCSSILDVGDSATAVAFCPVLCSENSYLLAVGLESGRILLYRWRPGQEPAGGRDWSSCGETDILQSHALRVKRLRWRPRTGRVGQENNKKDGQTDGESEVEEESSWVQLASASADRSVKIFNINKRAL from the exons ATGGCGGCGCCCGTAATTGAAACATGCCATGTAGCTTGTTGTGCAAACAGAACTCCAAATGTTGTTTCTTGGGGTCGTGGGGGGACTATTGCCTTTGGGACATGTACCTCCGTAGCTCTGTACGACCCGCAG GAGAGGAGAGTTGTGGCTGTGCTGAATGGACACACAGGACGAGTGAATACAGTCCAATGGATTCACAGAGAGGACTGTG CTCCAGAGAGTCATCTTGTCTCAGGAGGCTCAGACAATCGGCTCATCGTATGGGAAGTTAAAAATGGGAAG TTCATCGAGTCGGTGGAGTGTAAGGGCCACACTGGTCCAGTTTGTGCTGTGGATGCTATCTATGTGGAGGACCCAAAGATCCTGGTGGCCTCCTCATCATCCGACTCCACAGTCAGACTGTGGCTCTGCAATGGAGCAAAAGAAG ccGAGTGCCTCCATACCTTATCATTTGGCAGCAGTTTCATGATGGATGTCTCTCTGGCACTGTTGCCAGGCAGCAGAG TTCCCATACTGGCCTGTGGGGGTGATAACTCTCAGGTGCATCTGTATGTGCTGTCCAACGGAGAG CTCCAGAAGGCCATGTCACTGCAAGGGCATGACGACTGGGTTCGTGGAGTGGCTTGGGCCTCTCTAG GTGGGGAGCTGTTATTAGCCAGCTGTTCCCAGGACTGCCTCATCAGAGTGTGGAGGCTGTGTGCCAAGTCTGGGACAGACGCCCGCATAGAGGACAATCTCACCATCATCAAAATGAAAGAGGACGTTTTTAAAGTGAAGGATGGAG ACGTGTCCTCAGTGTTTGCTGTGTCTCTTGAGACGGTCCTGGCAGGCCATGAGAACTGGGTCTATGGAGTCCACTGGCAGCCTCCTCTCTACAAAG GTGGTGAGCAGAAACAGTTTCTCAGTCTGCTTTCTGCCTCCATGGACAAAACCATGATCCTCTGGGCTCCTGAGGAGGGATCTGGAGTATGGGTGGAGCAG GTGCGTGTAGGGGAGGTTGGTGGCAACACTCTGGGTTTCTACGGCTGCCAGATGAGTCCGGATGGCTCCATGATCGTGGCTCACGCTTTTCACGGAGCGCTACATCTCTGGTGCAAAGACAAAGA CCGACAGGGACATTGGAGGCCTGGGGTTGTGATATCGGGTCACTTTAACGAGGTCCAGGACCTGAGCTGGGATCCTGAGGGGGAGTTCATCCTCAGCGTGGGCTCGGACCAGACCACCAGACTCTTCACTCCGTGGAGGAAACAAGATGCCAAACAG GCGACCTGGCATGAAATCTCACGGCCACAGATCCATGGATACGACATGCAGTGTCTGGCAATGGTTGGAAGGTTTCAGTTTGTGTCGGGAGCTGATGAGAAGGTCCTGCGGGTGTTTCAAGCACCTCGTAATTTTGTGGAGAACTTTGCTAACATCTCTGGAACCTCGAGAGAAAAGCTTTTGACATCTAGT GACTCTGCCAGCCTTCCAGAAGGAGCCAGCACACCTGCCTTGGGTCTGTCCAACAAGGCTGTATTTCAAG gtGACCTTGCCCAAAAAACCAATGAAGAAGAGCGGCAGTTCAACAGTGTATCTGATCAGTACCAGGAGTCTTACTTCCACCCACTCATCATGACTG AGCCCCCCCCAGAGGATCATCTTCTCCAGAACACTCTGTGGCCTGAGGTCCAGAAACT GTACGGCCACGGCTTTGAGATGTTCTGTCTCGCTTCAGACAGCGCCAGGACGGTGGTGGCATCTGCATGCAAG GCATCTAAGGCCGAGCATGCAGCAGTTCTGCTGTGGAGCACAGCCACATGGCGCCAGCTGCAGACGCTGCCGAGCCACACCCTCACCGTCACCCAGATGGCCTTCTCCCCTGACGCACAGCTCCTATTGGCTGTTTCGCGGGATCGCACCTGGTCTTTATGGAGACGGAACCTACCCACACCTGAAAGTCCAG AGCCCCAGTTCTCGCTGTATGCACACACAGGGAAGAACACAGCCATACACAGCCGCATCATTTGGTCATGTGACTGGAGCCCAGACAGCAAATACTTTGTGACATCCAGTCGGGACAAGAAG gTGATAGTGTGGGGACCGTGCAGATTAGAGGACTCTGGAGACACTATAATTCCTCCTGAAATTAAACCATGTTCTTCCATCTTGGATGTGGGAGATTCTGCTACTGCTGTGGCTTTCTGCCCCGTACTCTGCTCTGAAAACAG CTACCTGCTTGCAGTGGGGCTGGAGTCTGGCAGGATATTGCTGTACAGGTGGAGACCTGGCCAGGAGCCTGCGGGAGGCCGTGACTGGAGCAGCTGTGGAGAAACGGACATCTT ACAAAGCCATGCTTTGAGGGTCAAGAGGCTTCGCTGGAGGCCCAGGACCGGCCGAGTAGGTCAAGAGAACAACAAGAAAGATGGACAGACTGACGGAGAGAGTGAAGTCGAGGAGGAAAGCTCCTGGGTCCAGCTTGCTAGCGCCAGCGCCGACCGTTCTGTCAAAATCTTCAACATCAACAAACGGGCTCTTTAG
- the elp2 gene encoding elongator complex protein 2 isoform X2, producing MAAPVIETCHVACCANRTPNVVSWGRGGTIAFGTCTSVALYDPQERRVVAVLNGHTGRVNTVQWIHREDCAPESHLVSGGSDNRLIVWEVKNGKFIESVECKGHTGPVCAVDAIYVEDPKILVASSSSDSTVRLWLCNGAKEAECLHTLSFGSSFMMDVSLALLPGSRVPILACGGDNSQVHLYVLSNGELQKAMSLQGHDDWVRGVAWASLGGELLLASCSQDCLIRVWRLCAKSGTDARIEDNLTIIKMKEDVFKVKDGDVSSVFAVSLETVLAGHENWVYGVHWQPPLYKGGEQKQFLSLLSASMDKTMILWAPEEGSGVWVEQVRVGEVGGNTLGFYGCQMSPDGSMIVAHAFHGALHLWCKDKEGHWRPGVVISGHFNEVQDLSWDPEGEFILSVGSDQTTRLFTPWRKQDAKQATWHEISRPQIHGYDMQCLAMVGRFQFVSGADEKVLRVFQAPRNFVENFANISGTSREKLLTSSDSASLPEGASTPALGLSNKAVFQGDLAQKTNEEERQFNSVSDQYQESYFHPLIMTEPPPEDHLLQNTLWPEVQKLYGHGFEMFCLASDSARTVVASACKASKAEHAAVLLWSTATWRQLQTLPSHTLTVTQMAFSPDAQLLLAVSRDRTWSLWRRNLPTPESPEPQFSLYAHTGKNTAIHSRIIWSCDWSPDSKYFVTSSRDKKVIVWGPCRLEDSGDTIIPPEIKPCSSILDVGDSATAVAFCPVLCSENSYLLAVGLESGRILLYRWRPGQEPAGGRDWSSCGETDILQSHALRVKRLRWRPRTGRVGQENNKKDGQTDGESEVEEESSWVQLASASADRSVKIFNINKRAL from the exons ATGGCGGCGCCCGTAATTGAAACATGCCATGTAGCTTGTTGTGCAAACAGAACTCCAAATGTTGTTTCTTGGGGTCGTGGGGGGACTATTGCCTTTGGGACATGTACCTCCGTAGCTCTGTACGACCCGCAG GAGAGGAGAGTTGTGGCTGTGCTGAATGGACACACAGGACGAGTGAATACAGTCCAATGGATTCACAGAGAGGACTGTG CTCCAGAGAGTCATCTTGTCTCAGGAGGCTCAGACAATCGGCTCATCGTATGGGAAGTTAAAAATGGGAAG TTCATCGAGTCGGTGGAGTGTAAGGGCCACACTGGTCCAGTTTGTGCTGTGGATGCTATCTATGTGGAGGACCCAAAGATCCTGGTGGCCTCCTCATCATCCGACTCCACAGTCAGACTGTGGCTCTGCAATGGAGCAAAAGAAG ccGAGTGCCTCCATACCTTATCATTTGGCAGCAGTTTCATGATGGATGTCTCTCTGGCACTGTTGCCAGGCAGCAGAG TTCCCATACTGGCCTGTGGGGGTGATAACTCTCAGGTGCATCTGTATGTGCTGTCCAACGGAGAG CTCCAGAAGGCCATGTCACTGCAAGGGCATGACGACTGGGTTCGTGGAGTGGCTTGGGCCTCTCTAG GTGGGGAGCTGTTATTAGCCAGCTGTTCCCAGGACTGCCTCATCAGAGTGTGGAGGCTGTGTGCCAAGTCTGGGACAGACGCCCGCATAGAGGACAATCTCACCATCATCAAAATGAAAGAGGACGTTTTTAAAGTGAAGGATGGAG ACGTGTCCTCAGTGTTTGCTGTGTCTCTTGAGACGGTCCTGGCAGGCCATGAGAACTGGGTCTATGGAGTCCACTGGCAGCCTCCTCTCTACAAAG GTGGTGAGCAGAAACAGTTTCTCAGTCTGCTTTCTGCCTCCATGGACAAAACCATGATCCTCTGGGCTCCTGAGGAGGGATCTGGAGTATGGGTGGAGCAG GTGCGTGTAGGGGAGGTTGGTGGCAACACTCTGGGTTTCTACGGCTGCCAGATGAGTCCGGATGGCTCCATGATCGTGGCTCACGCTTTTCACGGAGCGCTACATCTCTGGTGCAAAGACAAAGAG GGACATTGGAGGCCTGGGGTTGTGATATCGGGTCACTTTAACGAGGTCCAGGACCTGAGCTGGGATCCTGAGGGGGAGTTCATCCTCAGCGTGGGCTCGGACCAGACCACCAGACTCTTCACTCCGTGGAGGAAACAAGATGCCAAACAG GCGACCTGGCATGAAATCTCACGGCCACAGATCCATGGATACGACATGCAGTGTCTGGCAATGGTTGGAAGGTTTCAGTTTGTGTCGGGAGCTGATGAGAAGGTCCTGCGGGTGTTTCAAGCACCTCGTAATTTTGTGGAGAACTTTGCTAACATCTCTGGAACCTCGAGAGAAAAGCTTTTGACATCTAGT GACTCTGCCAGCCTTCCAGAAGGAGCCAGCACACCTGCCTTGGGTCTGTCCAACAAGGCTGTATTTCAAG gtGACCTTGCCCAAAAAACCAATGAAGAAGAGCGGCAGTTCAACAGTGTATCTGATCAGTACCAGGAGTCTTACTTCCACCCACTCATCATGACTG AGCCCCCCCCAGAGGATCATCTTCTCCAGAACACTCTGTGGCCTGAGGTCCAGAAACT GTACGGCCACGGCTTTGAGATGTTCTGTCTCGCTTCAGACAGCGCCAGGACGGTGGTGGCATCTGCATGCAAG GCATCTAAGGCCGAGCATGCAGCAGTTCTGCTGTGGAGCACAGCCACATGGCGCCAGCTGCAGACGCTGCCGAGCCACACCCTCACCGTCACCCAGATGGCCTTCTCCCCTGACGCACAGCTCCTATTGGCTGTTTCGCGGGATCGCACCTGGTCTTTATGGAGACGGAACCTACCCACACCTGAAAGTCCAG AGCCCCAGTTCTCGCTGTATGCACACACAGGGAAGAACACAGCCATACACAGCCGCATCATTTGGTCATGTGACTGGAGCCCAGACAGCAAATACTTTGTGACATCCAGTCGGGACAAGAAG gTGATAGTGTGGGGACCGTGCAGATTAGAGGACTCTGGAGACACTATAATTCCTCCTGAAATTAAACCATGTTCTTCCATCTTGGATGTGGGAGATTCTGCTACTGCTGTGGCTTTCTGCCCCGTACTCTGCTCTGAAAACAG CTACCTGCTTGCAGTGGGGCTGGAGTCTGGCAGGATATTGCTGTACAGGTGGAGACCTGGCCAGGAGCCTGCGGGAGGCCGTGACTGGAGCAGCTGTGGAGAAACGGACATCTT ACAAAGCCATGCTTTGAGGGTCAAGAGGCTTCGCTGGAGGCCCAGGACCGGCCGAGTAGGTCAAGAGAACAACAAGAAAGATGGACAGACTGACGGAGAGAGTGAAGTCGAGGAGGAAAGCTCCTGGGTCCAGCTTGCTAGCGCCAGCGCCGACCGTTCTGTCAAAATCTTCAACATCAACAAACGGGCTCTTTAG